The Ancylobacter sp. WKF20 genome contains a region encoding:
- a CDS encoding MBL fold metallo-hydrolase yields MPHLSRRAFATGLPLGIVGGGLLPLLTPTASLAATSATAASAGVATVTPLAQITIGRFTVTALTDGYADMPYTYFPGQTAAQVEQEAVAQFVARPSGVRFLFNQYLIEDGTRRILIDTGAAGSIGKTGALPQALAAIGLRPDQIDAVIVTHLHQDHMGGLVLGGKNNYPNAELFIDRRDVKHWTDPAKRAGAPDYLQTSFRMAEEVVRLYPKLQAIDGEREIAPGISIVDLTGHTPGHIGVRVADGGKSLIMVSDMVFPVVHPGATDVFFLFEQDRPAAQAMRERFFSRAASDNTLIAATHMPFPGLGRIVNDRGQMRWQVADWALQN; encoded by the coding sequence ATGCCTCACCTTTCCCGCCGTGCCTTTGCGACCGGCCTTCCTCTCGGCATCGTCGGCGGCGGCCTGCTGCCGCTTCTCACGCCAACCGCCAGTCTGGCGGCGACCTCGGCGACGGCCGCCAGCGCCGGAGTGGCGACGGTGACGCCGCTCGCGCAGATCACCATCGGCCGCTTCACCGTGACCGCGCTCACCGACGGCTATGCCGACATGCCTTACACCTATTTTCCCGGCCAGACGGCCGCGCAGGTGGAGCAGGAGGCGGTGGCGCAGTTCGTGGCGCGGCCAAGCGGCGTGCGCTTCCTGTTCAACCAGTATCTGATCGAGGATGGCACGCGCCGCATCCTGATCGACACCGGCGCGGCCGGCTCCATCGGCAAGACCGGCGCGCTGCCGCAGGCGCTTGCCGCCATCGGGCTTCGCCCCGACCAGATCGACGCGGTGATCGTCACCCATCTGCATCAGGACCATATGGGCGGGCTGGTGCTGGGCGGGAAGAACAACTACCCCAATGCCGAGCTGTTCATCGACCGGCGCGACGTGAAGCACTGGACCGATCCGGCCAAGCGCGCGGGGGCGCCGGATTATCTCCAGACCAGCTTCCGCATGGCGGAAGAGGTGGTGCGCCTCTATCCCAAGCTGCAGGCCATCGACGGCGAGCGCGAGATCGCGCCGGGCATCTCTATCGTCGACCTCACCGGCCATACGCCCGGCCATATCGGCGTGCGGGTGGCCGATGGCGGCAAGAGCCTCATCATGGTGTCCGACATGGTGTTTCCGGTGGTGCATCCGGGGGCGACCGATGTCTTCTTCCTGTTCGAGCAGGACCGGCCGGCGGCGCAGGCGATGCGCGAGCGCTTCTTTTCGCGCGCGGCCTCGGACAACACGCTGATCGCCGCCACCCACATGCCGTTCCCCGGTCTCGGGCGCATCGTCAATGACCGTGGACAGATGCGCTGGCAGGTGGCCGACTGGGCGCTGCAGAACTGA
- a CDS encoding LysR family transcriptional regulator, with the protein MDRFEAMSVLMAVVEAGSLSAGARRLNAPLATISRKVTELEQHLGTRLLVRSSRGLTLTDAGRAFVAASRRILEDLEAAERQAAGEYSAPRGWLQVTAPISFGERHLLPVALAFLAEQPEIDLRLMLADRQINLADEHVDIALRIGHLADSSLIATRVGAVRRVICASPAYLARRGVPHQPEDLAGHDGISFQGFAVAPEWRYRRDSAAFAVEPRPRLAVNTTEAAIQAALAGLGIIRVLSYQVADELRAGRLQELLPTFAPEPLPVNLIYPEAGLMPLKVRCFMDWAVPRLRARLADLG; encoded by the coding sequence ATGGATCGGTTCGAGGCGATGTCCGTGCTCATGGCCGTGGTGGAGGCCGGCAGCCTATCGGCCGGCGCGCGGCGCCTGAACGCCCCGCTCGCCACGATCAGCCGCAAGGTCACCGAACTCGAGCAGCATCTCGGCACGCGGCTTCTGGTGCGCAGCAGCCGCGGGTTGACGCTCACCGATGCCGGCCGCGCCTTTGTCGCCGCCTCCCGCCGGATTCTGGAGGATCTGGAGGCGGCCGAGCGGCAGGCCGCGGGCGAATACAGCGCGCCACGCGGCTGGCTGCAGGTCACCGCGCCCATCTCTTTCGGCGAGCGCCATCTGCTTCCGGTCGCGCTGGCGTTCCTCGCCGAACAGCCGGAGATCGACCTGCGGCTCATGCTGGCCGACCGGCAGATCAATCTGGCGGATGAGCATGTGGATATCGCGCTGCGCATCGGCCATCTCGCGGACAGTTCGCTGATCGCGACGCGCGTCGGGGCGGTACGCCGGGTCATCTGCGCCAGCCCCGCCTATCTCGCGCGGCGCGGCGTGCCCCATCAGCCGGAAGATCTCGCCGGGCATGACGGCATCAGCTTCCAGGGTTTCGCCGTCGCGCCGGAATGGCGCTACCGGCGCGACAGCGCGGCCTTCGCCGTCGAGCCACGCCCCCGGCTGGCGGTGAACACGACGGAAGCAGCCATCCAGGCGGCGCTGGCGGGCCTGGGGATTATCCGTGTGCTGTCCTATCAGGTGGCGGATGAGCTTCGCGCGGGCCGGTTGCAGGAGCTGCTGCCGACATTCGCTCCGGAACCGCTGCCCGTGAACCTCATCTACCCGGAAGCCGGCCTTATGCCGTTGAAGGTCCGCTGCTTCATGGACTGGGCCGTGCCCCGCCTGCGCGCGCGCCTCGCCGATCTCGGCTAG
- a CDS encoding nuclear transport factor 2 family protein, with translation MATAEPDYDQLLRANLERVFNERDDEARARAIDALFAADPVMYEPDNIVEGRAAVSAIAGKLLEQFGPTFRFTATGRAVGHHGLAVLRWEAGPAGGPVAVTGTDAARIVDGRIAELWVLLNAPEV, from the coding sequence ATGGCCACCGCCGAGCCGGACTACGATCAGCTTCTGCGCGCCAATCTCGAGCGCGTCTTCAACGAGCGCGATGATGAGGCGCGGGCACGGGCGATCGACGCGCTCTTTGCCGCCGATCCCGTAATGTATGAGCCGGACAATATCGTGGAAGGCCGCGCCGCGGTCTCCGCCATTGCCGGCAAGCTTCTGGAACAGTTCGGCCCCACTTTCCGCTTCACCGCCACCGGCCGCGCCGTTGGCCATCACGGCCTCGCGGTGCTGCGCTGGGAAGCCGGCCCGGCGGGCGGTCCCGTCGCCGTCACCGGCACGGATGCCGCACGGATCGTCGACGGGCGCATAGCGGAGCTGTGGGTTTTGTTGAACGCGCCCGAAGTCTGA
- a CDS encoding SapC family protein, which produces MSDLPLFYSSVVPLDSQAHRAHGVSTAADRFGFAARAHIIPAVAEEFAAAAREIPIVFAPAGTGHSAVFLCGLKAQSNLFISEGRWNGGYLPAYLRRFPFILGERPAGDPLICVDTGHAGFGVGEGVERLFDDEGKATPALNATVKLVTEYAGAAKRTEQLCAKLGEFDLLRSVTLDVKTPEGASASVHGLFIVDEAKFAAISEAALLELRRLNFLGAIYAHLFSLGATQSLAARMKDGAVKTAA; this is translated from the coding sequence ATGTCCGACTTGCCGCTCTTCTACTCCTCGGTCGTTCCGCTCGACAGCCAGGCGCATCGGGCGCATGGCGTCTCGACCGCCGCCGACCGCTTCGGCTTCGCGGCCCGCGCCCACATCATCCCGGCGGTGGCCGAGGAGTTTGCCGCGGCGGCGCGCGAGATTCCCATCGTTTTCGCCCCCGCCGGCACCGGCCACTCGGCCGTGTTCCTGTGCGGGCTGAAGGCGCAGAGCAACCTGTTCATCAGCGAAGGACGCTGGAACGGAGGGTATCTGCCGGCCTATCTGCGGCGCTTCCCGTTCATCCTCGGCGAGCGGCCGGCGGGCGACCCGCTGATCTGCGTCGACACCGGCCATGCCGGCTTCGGCGTGGGGGAGGGCGTCGAGCGCCTGTTCGACGACGAGGGCAAGGCGACGCCGGCCCTGAACGCGACGGTGAAGCTGGTGACGGAATATGCCGGCGCCGCCAAGCGCACCGAGCAGCTCTGCGCCAAGCTTGGGGAGTTCGACCTGCTGCGCAGCGTCACCCTCGACGTGAAGACGCCTGAAGGCGCGAGCGCCAGCGTCCACGGCCTCTTCATCGTGGACGAGGCCAAGTTCGCGGCGATTTCCGAGGCGGCGCTGCTGGAATTGCGCCGGCTGAACTTCCTCGGGGCGATCTACGCGCATCTGTTCAGCCTTGGCGCGACGCAGTCGCTCGCCGCCCGGATGAAGGATGGCGCGGTCAAGACCGCCGCCTGA
- a CDS encoding solute carrier family 23 protein, with the protein MPRKPQNILYAANEKPPLTTLLILGVQHATLSLLFIVYPLVAATEAGLSFESTQILITSCIIFMAVATLLECWPRTGSGLLLVQIPNMAHLPLALQSYAAGGPAVYVTMSLIAAVSQLSLTRFMNAMRTLFPPEICGVAVTMLGVALAEPSLRRMFGLGEGPDSLADGRYVLVSFTALAIIVVLAIFSRGLLRLFAVAIGAAIGWILAVYTGVAIAPAEPTFSSLPYVDLPSLGWPGLGFSWAIVPAAVITGIISAVDMLGTVVSMQRMDDADWRRADMNQAARAIRANTVSDMGTAVTGGFASASSSAAIGVAFATGSTAWRIGIVSGVVMLLAAFSPKLIASLTVIPAPVIGAILLYSAAFLIVAGMELILSRRLSDRRIFTVGLAVLAGLAVAVLPQLVHQAPGWAQPILESPLSVSTAVAVILNLVFQIGIRQTASVPVTADDNPFTASTEFLERQGDLWGARRDVVAAAIPVVAEAIETLIDTGVAEDGLEMEARFDETNFDVVLLYKGEAIEIPTLRPSPEDLLGDAKAVARFVGYMLSKRADKLVLGKRGERQALTLRFEH; encoded by the coding sequence ATGCCCCGCAAGCCACAAAACATCCTCTACGCCGCCAATGAGAAGCCGCCGCTGACCACGCTGCTGATTCTCGGCGTGCAGCACGCGACCCTGTCGCTGCTCTTCATCGTCTACCCGCTGGTGGCGGCGACCGAGGCGGGGCTCTCCTTCGAGAGCACGCAGATCCTCATCACCAGCTGCATCATCTTCATGGCGGTGGCGACGCTGCTGGAATGCTGGCCGCGCACCGGCTCCGGGCTGCTGCTGGTGCAGATTCCGAACATGGCGCATCTGCCGCTGGCGTTGCAGTCCTATGCGGCGGGTGGCCCGGCGGTCTATGTCACGATGAGCCTGATCGCGGCGGTGTCCCAGCTCTCGCTGACGCGCTTCATGAACGCGATGCGCACGCTGTTCCCGCCGGAGATCTGCGGCGTGGCCGTGACCATGCTCGGCGTGGCGCTGGCCGAGCCGTCGCTGCGGCGCATGTTCGGGCTGGGCGAGGGGCCGGATTCGCTGGCCGATGGGCGCTATGTGCTGGTGAGCTTCACCGCGCTGGCGATCATCGTCGTGCTGGCGATCTTCTCGCGCGGCCTGCTGCGGCTCTTCGCGGTCGCCATCGGCGCGGCGATTGGCTGGATCCTCGCCGTCTATACCGGCGTCGCCATTGCCCCGGCCGAGCCGACCTTCTCCTCCCTGCCCTATGTCGATCTGCCGAGCCTTGGCTGGCCGGGTCTTGGCTTCTCCTGGGCCATCGTCCCGGCTGCCGTGATCACCGGCATCATCTCGGCGGTGGACATGCTCGGCACGGTCGTCTCCATGCAGCGCATGGACGATGCTGACTGGCGCCGCGCCGACATGAACCAGGCGGCGCGCGCCATCCGCGCCAACACCGTCAGCGACATGGGCACGGCGGTGACCGGCGGCTTCGCCAGTGCCTCCTCCTCGGCGGCGATCGGCGTGGCCTTCGCCACCGGCAGCACGGCGTGGCGCATCGGCATCGTCTCCGGCGTGGTGATGCTGCTCGCGGCCTTCTCGCCGAAGCTCATCGCCTCGCTGACCGTGATCCCCGCGCCGGTGATCGGCGCCATCCTGCTCTACAGCGCCGCCTTCCTGATCGTCGCCGGCATGGAGCTGATCCTCTCCCGCCGCCTGTCGGACCGGCGCATCTTCACGGTGGGTCTCGCCGTTCTCGCGGGCCTTGCCGTCGCGGTGCTGCCGCAGCTGGTGCATCAGGCGCCCGGCTGGGCGCAGCCGATCCTGGAATCGCCGCTCTCGGTGTCCACGGCGGTCGCGGTCATCCTCAACCTCGTCTTCCAGATCGGCATCCGCCAGACGGCATCGGTGCCGGTGACGGCCGATGACAACCCCTTCACCGCCTCCACCGAGTTCCTTGAGCGGCAGGGCGACCTCTGGGGCGCGCGGCGCGACGTGGTTGCCGCCGCCATCCCCGTTGTGGCCGAGGCGATCGAGACGCTGATCGACACCGGCGTCGCCGAAGACGGGCTGGAGATGGAAGCGCGTTTCGACGAGACCAATTTCGATGTCGTGCTGCTCTACAAGGGCGAGGCCATCGAGATCCCCACGCTGCGGCCCTCGCCGGAAGACCTGCTGGGCGACGCGAAGGCCGTGGCACGTTTCGTCGGCTACATGCTGAGCAAACGGGCCGACAAGCTGGTGCTCGGCAAGCGCGGCGAGCGCCAGGCCCTGACGCTGCGCTTCGAGCACTGA
- a CDS encoding STAS domain-containing protein → MQIDRFIEKDVVITTVKGRLDSSSSHKLDDFLAEIPQGNNPILLDFAELTYISSAGLRVVLKATKLARSQGVALAICSLVPQVHEVFDVSGFTTLIPIHPSRDAALAALA, encoded by the coding sequence ATGCAGATCGACCGCTTCATCGAAAAGGATGTCGTCATCACCACCGTGAAGGGGCGGCTCGACAGCAGCTCCTCGCACAAGCTGGACGACTTCCTGGCGGAGATCCCGCAGGGCAACAACCCGATCCTGCTCGATTTCGCCGAGCTCACCTATATCAGCTCGGCCGGGCTGCGCGTCGTGCTGAAGGCGACCAAGCTCGCCCGCAGCCAGGGCGTGGCGCTCGCCATTTGCAGCCTCGTGCCGCAGGTGCATGAAGTGTTCGATGTCAGCGGCTTTACCACGCTGATCCCGATCCATCCCAGCCGCGACGCGGCGCTCGCCGCCCTCGCCTAA
- a CDS encoding ATP-binding protein: MIIREIDLSLPNQLSQMEGLVAALDFFIETSAIPAKPAYRLHLAVDEFVNNAVDYGYKDGRAGEIGVHLRHLGEALELTLSDDGDAFDPFNAPPPDLAGTLDERRIGGLGVHLVRTLADSFAYKRENGRNVVTLRLSLAGETAQAREA; encoded by the coding sequence ATGATCATCCGGGAGATCGACCTCAGCCTGCCGAACCAGCTCTCGCAGATGGAGGGTCTGGTCGCCGCGCTCGACTTCTTCATCGAGACCTCCGCCATCCCCGCCAAGCCGGCCTATCGCCTGCACCTCGCGGTGGACGAGTTCGTCAACAACGCCGTGGACTATGGCTACAAGGACGGGCGCGCCGGCGAGATCGGCGTGCATCTGCGCCATCTGGGCGAGGCGCTGGAACTCACCCTGTCCGATGATGGCGACGCCTTCGATCCGTTCAACGCCCCCCCGCCGGACCTCGCCGGCACGCTGGACGAGCGCCGGATCGGCGGGCTGGGCGTGCATCTCGTGCGCACGCTGGCCGACAGCTTTGCCTATAAGCGCGAGAATGGCCGCAACGTCGTGACGCTTCGCCTCTCCCTCGCCGGTGAGACCGCGCAGGCGCGGGAAGCCTGA
- a CDS encoding Na+/Picotransporter, which translates to MGPVGFLLSGLGLFFIGVRGLSANLVPLVGRRARAAFAGALRAPLSTAISGVVAGMVTQSSTAVSWIIVSFVRGGVLPDGPALLAPTWANVGTALLPLIVAIDTATPAAIVIGIVGFATYFNLARGDRMRNVMEAALGAALLLFGMHLVSVAVGPMRESLMGNPLWEIAVGSPWLLAGIGAAFALAAQSSSVAAAIAVTAVGSDLLDLGAALPLVAGANLAGSVNNIILIPGEAMSGRIVFALQVLQKVAGSALLALVCVIAALFPAHLDGALGLVGEDAGAQIAILFLLAQIGGAFITNLLETPTRHLLLRVTRESPAETLAQPAFLLREAAGDPSTALDLALRELARLSARLPLLLDHVRDEGEPSTPPAATLKTAGQSLAGTIRAYLATLLDGALTREQVATALLVDEGATNAGALHEALAEFVEAAREAQAVDTAQRLIEALHALLSAVAEHGESLGAEDAALVLGLLGHRDKLMEDLRLRLSAQQDITPGAQNALFRMTMLFERIVWMARRLVNDFTQAHRALESS; encoded by the coding sequence CGGGCGCCGTTGAGCACGGCGATCAGCGGCGTCGTGGCCGGCATGGTCACGCAGAGCTCGACCGCCGTCTCGTGGATCATCGTCTCCTTCGTGCGCGGCGGCGTGCTGCCGGACGGGCCGGCGCTGCTGGCGCCGACCTGGGCCAATGTCGGCACCGCGCTGCTGCCGCTGATCGTTGCCATCGACACGGCGACGCCGGCCGCCATCGTCATCGGCATTGTCGGCTTCGCCACCTATTTCAACCTCGCGCGCGGCGACCGTATGCGCAACGTGATGGAAGCCGCGCTCGGCGCCGCGCTGCTGCTGTTCGGCATGCACCTCGTCTCGGTCGCGGTTGGGCCGATGCGTGAGAGCCTAATGGGCAATCCGCTGTGGGAGATTGCCGTGGGTAGCCCCTGGCTGCTGGCGGGCATCGGTGCCGCCTTCGCGCTCGCCGCGCAGTCCTCCTCCGTCGCGGCGGCGATCGCGGTGACGGCGGTGGGCAGCGACCTTCTCGATCTCGGCGCCGCCCTGCCTCTGGTGGCGGGCGCCAATCTCGCCGGCTCGGTCAACAACATCATCCTGATCCCCGGCGAGGCGATGTCCGGGCGCATCGTCTTCGCCCTGCAGGTGCTGCAGAAGGTCGCCGGCTCGGCGCTGCTGGCGCTGGTCTGCGTGATCGCGGCGCTGTTTCCCGCCCATCTGGATGGCGCGCTGGGCCTCGTGGGCGAGGATGCCGGCGCGCAGATCGCCATCCTGTTCCTGCTGGCGCAGATCGGCGGCGCCTTCATCACCAACCTGCTGGAAACGCCGACCCGGCACCTGCTGCTGCGGGTGACGCGCGAAAGCCCGGCGGAGACGCTGGCCCAGCCCGCCTTCCTGCTGCGCGAGGCGGCGGGCGATCCATCAACCGCGCTCGACCTCGCCTTGCGCGAGCTGGCGCGGCTCAGCGCCCGCCTGCCGCTGCTGCTCGATCATGTGCGCGACGAGGGCGAGCCGAGCACGCCGCCGGCGGCGACGCTGAAGACCGCCGGCCAGTCGCTCGCCGGCACCATCCGCGCCTATCTCGCCACGCTGCTCGATGGCGCGTTGACCCGCGAGCAGGTGGCGACCGCGCTGCTGGTCGATGAGGGCGCGACCAATGCCGGGGCGCTGCATGAGGCGCTGGCGGAATTCGTCGAGGCGGCCCGCGAGGCGCAGGCGGTTGATACCGCCCAGCGGCTGATCGAGGCGCTGCACGCGCTGCTGAGCGCGGTCGCGGAGCATGGCGAGAGCCTGGGGGCGGAGGATGCCGCGCTGGTGCTCGGCCTTCTCGGCCATCGCGACAAACTGATGGAAGATCTGCGGCTGCGCCTCTCCGCCCAGCAGGACATCACGCCCGGCGCGCAGAACGCGCTGTTCCGCATGACCATGCTGTTCGAGCGGATCGTCTGGATGGCGCGCCGGCTGGTGAACGACTTCACCCAGGCGCACCGGGCGCTGGAATCGAGCTGA